One Streptosporangium sp. NBC_01495 DNA window includes the following coding sequences:
- a CDS encoding ABC transporter ATP-binding protein produces the protein MPAEALLSVRDLRVTVSGGRAEAVRGVSFEVAPGEAVGLVGESGSGKTLTCRAVLGALAPGCSVSSGEIEFGGHDLTGASRREWLGIRGSRIGAVFQDPASYLNPSLPVGGQLAEVLRVKLGLRRRAARDRAVELLDAMGLRDPARVHGQYPHELSGGMLQRVLIAIAVSCDPELLIADEATTALDVTVQAEVLELLARLRAERGLSIVCVSHDLAVIAALCDRIIVFYGGEIVESGPTREVLARPGHPYTEALLRVASVGDWGRRTLEVIPGQPPPAGASLPGCRFAARCAFAEEACSAAPVPLTAHPGGREVRCLRPEAAGRDAVTAGAGAWGTDL, from the coding sequence ATGCCCGCTGAAGCGCTGTTGAGCGTGCGCGACCTGCGCGTGACCGTCTCGGGAGGCCGGGCCGAGGCCGTGCGCGGCGTCTCCTTCGAGGTCGCCCCCGGCGAGGCCGTCGGCCTGGTCGGTGAGTCGGGCAGCGGCAAGACCCTCACCTGCCGCGCGGTCCTCGGCGCTCTGGCTCCCGGCTGTTCGGTGAGTTCGGGCGAGATCGAGTTCGGTGGCCACGACCTGACGGGAGCGAGCCGGAGGGAGTGGCTCGGGATCCGCGGGAGCAGGATCGGCGCGGTCTTCCAGGACCCGGCCTCCTACCTGAACCCGTCCCTGCCGGTCGGCGGCCAGCTCGCCGAGGTGCTGCGGGTCAAGCTCGGACTGCGACGGCGCGCGGCCCGCGATCGCGCCGTCGAACTGCTGGACGCGATGGGCCTGCGCGACCCGGCCCGTGTCCACGGCCAGTATCCGCACGAGCTGTCCGGCGGCATGCTCCAGCGTGTCCTGATCGCCATCGCCGTCTCCTGCGACCCCGAACTGCTGATCGCCGACGAGGCCACCACCGCGCTCGACGTGACCGTCCAGGCAGAGGTGCTCGAACTCCTCGCCCGGCTGCGCGCCGAGCGCGGCCTGTCGATCGTGTGCGTCTCCCATGACCTGGCGGTGATCGCGGCGCTCTGCGACCGGATCATCGTCTTCTACGGGGGCGAGATCGTCGAGTCGGGGCCGACGCGGGAGGTCCTGGCCCGGCCCGGACACCCCTACACCGAGGCCCTGCTGCGGGTCGCCTCGGTCGGCGACTGGGGCAGGCGGACCCTGGAGGTCATCCCCGGTCAGCCGCCACCAGCGGGCGCCTCCCTGCCGGGCTGCCGCTTCGCCGCCCGCTGCGCCTTCGCCGAAGAGGCCTGCTCGGCGGCTCCCGTTCCCCTCACCGCCCATCCCGGCGGGCGCGAGGTCCGCTGCCTGCGCCCGGAGGCGGCGGGCCGCGACGCGGTGACCGCCGGCGCCGGAGCATGGGGGACGGACCTGTGA
- a CDS encoding N-acetylglutaminylglutamine amidotransferase, with the protein MCGLSGELRFDGRPADVAAVARMNDVMHDRGPDGAGLWSLGPVALGHRRLRIIDLSDRGAQPMVDSDLGLTGVFNGCLYNYRGLRGELEGLGYRFFSTSDTEVLVKSFHRWGGGCVDRFKGMFAFAVAERDTGRLTLGRDRLGIKPLYVSQDAGRLRFASSLPALLAGGGVDTGIDRVALHHYMTFHSVVPAERTILAGVRKLPPATVRTVEPDGTVTDHLYWRPLHTRSALPEYAGLTPDEWREAVLDRLRTAVRRRMVADVPVGVLLSGGLDSSLIVALLAEEGQAGLSTFSIGFPSVGGEQGDEFAYSDLVAREFGTDHHRIPVDDTRMLPALENAVSAMSEPMVSHDCVAFHLLSEEVSKHVKVVQSGQGADEVFAGYSWYPPLAGVSREDAAATYEREFFDRSHGTLAAILSPEYMPAEDVSGDFVRRHLARPGADTALDAALRLDTNVMLVDDPVKRVDNMTMAFGLEARTPFLDHELVELAAACPPELKLASGGKGVLKDAARKLLPAEIIDRPKGYFPVPAIRHIHGPFLELVRDALTDPAARSRGLFDQPYVDKLLAAPDEHRTTLGANALWQLGLLELWLQAQGV; encoded by the coding sequence ATGTGTGGTCTGAGCGGTGAGCTCCGGTTCGACGGCCGCCCGGCGGACGTCGCCGCCGTGGCCCGGATGAACGACGTGATGCACGACAGGGGGCCCGACGGGGCGGGCCTGTGGTCGCTGGGGCCGGTAGCCCTCGGCCACCGGCGCCTGAGGATCATCGACCTGTCGGACCGGGGCGCCCAGCCGATGGTGGACAGCGACCTGGGCCTGACGGGGGTCTTCAACGGGTGCCTGTACAACTACCGCGGGTTGCGCGGGGAACTGGAGGGCCTGGGCTACCGCTTCTTCTCCACCTCCGACACCGAGGTGCTGGTGAAGTCCTTCCACCGCTGGGGAGGCGGCTGCGTCGACCGCTTCAAGGGCATGTTCGCCTTCGCGGTCGCCGAGCGCGACACCGGCAGGCTCACCCTCGGCCGCGACCGGCTGGGGATAAAACCGCTGTACGTCTCCCAGGACGCCGGGCGGCTGCGCTTCGCCTCGTCGCTGCCCGCGCTGCTCGCCGGGGGAGGGGTGGACACCGGCATCGACCGGGTGGCCCTGCACCACTACATGACCTTCCACTCGGTGGTGCCCGCCGAGCGCACCATCCTCGCCGGGGTGCGCAAGCTCCCCCCGGCCACCGTACGCACCGTCGAGCCCGACGGCACCGTCACCGACCACCTCTACTGGCGGCCGCTCCACACCCGGTCGGCCCTGCCCGAGTACGCCGGGCTCACCCCGGACGAGTGGCGCGAGGCCGTGCTCGACCGGCTGCGGACGGCCGTGCGCAGGCGCATGGTCGCGGACGTGCCCGTGGGCGTGCTGCTCTCCGGAGGCCTGGACTCCAGCCTGATCGTCGCGCTGCTGGCCGAGGAGGGGCAGGCGGGCCTGTCGACCTTCAGCATCGGGTTCCCCTCGGTGGGAGGGGAGCAGGGGGACGAGTTCGCCTACTCCGACCTGGTCGCCAGGGAATTCGGCACCGACCACCACCGCATCCCCGTCGACGACACCCGCATGCTGCCCGCCCTGGAGAACGCGGTGTCGGCCATGAGCGAGCCGATGGTCAGCCACGACTGCGTCGCCTTCCACCTGCTGTCGGAGGAGGTGTCCAAGCACGTCAAGGTCGTCCAGTCCGGCCAGGGCGCCGACGAGGTGTTCGCCGGCTACAGCTGGTACCCGCCGCTCGCCGGCGTGTCGCGCGAGGACGCCGCTGCCACGTACGAGAGGGAGTTCTTCGACCGCTCGCACGGGACGCTGGCCGCGATCCTGTCACCCGAGTACATGCCGGCCGAGGACGTCAGCGGCGACTTCGTCCGGCGCCACCTCGCGCGGCCCGGCGCGGACACCGCGCTCGACGCGGCGCTGCGCCTGGACACGAACGTCATGCTCGTCGACGACCCGGTCAAGCGCGTGGACAACATGACCATGGCCTTCGGGCTGGAGGCCAGGACCCCGTTCCTCGACCACGAACTGGTCGAGCTGGCGGCGGCCTGCCCGCCTGAGCTCAAGCTCGCCTCCGGCGGCAAGGGCGTCCTGAAGGACGCCGCCCGCAAGCTGCTGCCCGCAGAGATCATCGACCGGCCCAAAGGATACTTTCCGGTCCCCGCCATCAGGCACATCCACGGCCCGTTCCTGGAACTCGTCAGGGACGCGCTGACCGATCCGGCCGCGAGGTCCCGCGGCCTGTTCGACCAGCCGTACGTCGACAAGCTGCTCGCGGCTCCGGACGAACACCGCACTACCCTGGGTGCCAACGCGTTGTGGCAACTCGGACTCCTGGAGCTGTGGTTGCAGGCACAAGGAGTTTGA
- a CDS encoding cupin domain-containing protein, translated as MPIVLPEDPFHRRLHHIGPGGLTSETAQTGGMRRRAAISGAIVGSSRLWMGQTHVAPATASANHHHGDSETAIYVVSGNPSFVFADIEGEEPVEVRIDAKPGDYIFVPPFVPHREENPDPDLEAIVVIARSTQDAIVVNLDDLTWTGPVLTSR; from the coding sequence ATGCCGATCGTCCTTCCCGAAGACCCGTTCCACCGCCGCCTGCATCACATCGGGCCAGGCGGTCTCACCTCCGAGACGGCCCAGACCGGCGGCATGCGCCGCCGCGCGGCCATCAGCGGCGCCATCGTCGGCTCCAGCCGCCTGTGGATGGGGCAGACCCACGTGGCGCCCGCCACCGCCTCGGCGAACCACCACCACGGCGACTCCGAGACCGCCATCTACGTCGTCAGCGGCAACCCCTCGTTCGTCTTCGCCGACATCGAGGGGGAGGAGCCCGTCGAGGTGCGCATCGACGCCAAACCGGGCGACTACATCTTCGTGCCGCCCTTCGTCCCGCACAGGGAGGAGAACCCCGACCCCGACCTGGAGGCGATCGTGGTCATCGCCCGCAGCACCCAGGACGCCATCGTGGTCAACCTGGACGACCTCACCTGGACGGGACCGGTCCTGACCTCGCGGTGA
- a CDS encoding ABC transporter ATP-binding protein, translated as MTGSVNTSTTDSATGPERTPATGPASTPATGSANTSTTGSANNVATGSVSASVTGQVSAPLLAVRGVNVSLGRPAVRILSDVDLTVRAGEIVGIVGETGSGKTTLARTVVGLVHPDSGSVEVEGVEISSLRGKALRAHRRTGKVRFVFQDPLRSLDPDHSVGTVVGEGLAVRRVPPAERAARVRAALELVGLDPALATRTPGQISGGQRQRVSIARAIVSEPSLLICDEPVSALDASNRNHILRLLDDLRGRLGAGVVVISHDLSSLAGVADRVAVLYRGRIVEEGPIGEVFDDPRHPYTALLVASAPRVAGIARHSLERLRAAPTGVGAVGATGGCVFAHRCPFATEACSVVPEPVVRGGRAVACHHAGTWPAQAAAPQPIPGPALNLNLVPGPAPGSAPESVTGPASASGPASASASGPVPVPVPVPASGSGPELASGPVPAPESTPPPGSGSGQDPASGLVPESVAGAVSRFVAR; from the coding sequence GTGACCGGTTCCGTGAACACCTCCACGACCGATTCCGCGACCGGCCCCGAGCGCACCCCCGCGACTGGCCCCGCGAGCACCCCCGCGACTGGTTCGGCGAACACCTCCACGACCGGCTCCGCGAACAACGTCGCGACCGGTTCCGTGAGTGCTTCCGTGACCGGTCAGGTGAGCGCGCCGCTGCTGGCCGTGCGGGGGGTGAACGTGTCGCTCGGCAGGCCCGCCGTGCGGATCCTCAGCGACGTCGACCTCACCGTCCGGGCCGGGGAGATCGTCGGGATCGTGGGGGAGACCGGCTCCGGCAAGACGACCCTGGCCAGGACCGTCGTCGGCCTGGTCCACCCCGACTCCGGTTCCGTCGAGGTGGAGGGCGTCGAGATCTCCTCACTGAGGGGGAAGGCGTTGCGGGCACACCGCCGTACCGGGAAGGTGCGGTTCGTCTTCCAGGACCCGCTCCGCTCGCTCGACCCCGACCACAGCGTGGGGACCGTCGTCGGCGAGGGCCTGGCCGTGCGGCGCGTTCCCCCGGCCGAGCGCGCGGCCAGGGTACGGGCGGCGCTGGAACTCGTCGGTCTGGACCCCGCCCTCGCGACCAGGACGCCCGGCCAGATCTCCGGCGGCCAGCGGCAGCGCGTCTCGATCGCCCGCGCGATCGTGTCGGAGCCGTCACTGCTGATCTGCGACGAGCCGGTCAGCGCGCTGGACGCCTCCAACCGCAACCACATCCTGCGACTCCTGGACGACCTGCGCGGGCGGCTCGGCGCCGGTGTCGTCGTCATCTCCCACGACCTCAGCTCCCTGGCGGGCGTCGCCGACCGGGTCGCGGTCCTCTACCGGGGCCGGATCGTCGAGGAGGGGCCGATCGGCGAGGTCTTCGACGACCCCCGCCACCCCTACACCGCGCTGCTCGTCGCCTCCGCCCCGCGCGTCGCCGGTATCGCCCGCCACTCCCTGGAGCGGCTGCGGGCGGCACCGACCGGTGTCGGTGCCGTCGGTGCCACCGGCGGCTGCGTCTTCGCCCACCGCTGCCCGTTCGCCACGGAGGCCTGCTCGGTCGTTCCCGAGCCGGTCGTCCGGGGCGGGCGCGCGGTCGCCTGCCACCACGCCGGCACCTGGCCCGCCCAGGCCGCCGCGCCCCAGCCCATCCCCGGTCCCGCCCTCAACCTCAACCTCGTCCCCGGTCCCGCCCCTGGCTCCGCTCCGGAGTCCGTCACCGGTCCCGCCTCCGCCTCCGGTCCCGCCTCCGCCTCCGCCTCCGGTCCCGTCCCCGTCCCCGTCCCCGTCCCCGCCTCCGGTTCCGGTCCTGAGCTCGCCTCCGGTCCCGTCCCCGCCCCCGAGTCCACCCCGCCCCCCGGTTCCGGCTCCGGTCAGGACCCCGCCTCCGGTCTCGTCCCCGAGTCCGTCGCCGGTGCCGTTTCCCGCTTCGTCGCCCGTTAA
- a CDS encoding carboxylate--amine ligase/circularly permuted type 2 ATP-grasp protein, whose product MAGLAGPIAVGVEEEFHVVDVDTRHLVPRAGVLLEQLPAERFTHELQRSVVEANSRPFMHLEDLGHDLTALRRTVIQAADGLGLGIVAAGSVPLVDLEALKISPDPRYEQMLADYQLLTREQLICGTQFHADVEDRDLAVAVAHRLAPWLPPLLALSSSSPYWLGSDTGYASYRPLLWQRWPTAGPVPRFESAAEYDQVVRDLVASGVITDPGMIYFDIRPSAHLPTIELRVCDACPRVGDIVLIAGLFRALVARELEAAQNGPERTVRLEMVRAASWRASRSGLEGDLVDPVDGTPAPAAEVIRRMVNGLRPQLEQCGDWELVISLARESLARGSSAARQREAYARSGRLADVVDLVIAETRSEEWEAAFGGPTPRMHTSLLDGYEAPGDEAIIEGTVRESYQPVLRALDRLGAEGLRGREEKRDAYQRRNGMTFQVERGGESQIYPFDLVPRLVQAGEWAGIQRALPQRVRALEAFLHDIYDGREIIRDGTIPAWVVDESPGYRKPGRRVPQGTVRCAVAGLDLVRDNVGRWAVLEDNLRVPSGLGYAVTNRRLITELMPELVPGDGVADPMEGLRTLREALLAAGSGDPSALAVVSAGPEDSAYYEHRMLAEELGAVLAVPADLSFKNGYLEIDGRRIEVLYRRIDESALLDGHLGLEIMDAVERSALVLANAPGNGVADDKCLYRYVPRLIEYYLGERPLIDNVTTYLCRDAEDREQVLDRLAELVVKPVDGFGGQGVVVGPDASAEELEQVRKTILAAPEGWVAQETIRLSTHPTFDGRRLSPRVVDLRAFVCFGETATVPPTALTRVAPAGSMIVNSSQGGGSKDTWLQRGTAEARPER is encoded by the coding sequence ATGGCGGGTCTGGCGGGGCCGATCGCGGTCGGTGTCGAAGAGGAGTTTCACGTCGTCGATGTCGACACCCGGCACCTCGTCCCACGGGCCGGAGTCCTGCTGGAGCAACTGCCGGCGGAGCGCTTCACCCACGAGCTGCAGCGTTCGGTGGTCGAGGCCAACAGCAGGCCCTTCATGCACCTGGAGGACCTCGGGCACGACCTGACCGCGCTGCGTCGCACGGTGATCCAGGCGGCGGACGGCCTCGGCCTGGGCATCGTGGCGGCGGGCAGCGTGCCGCTGGTGGATCTGGAGGCGCTGAAGATCTCCCCCGATCCCCGCTACGAGCAGATGCTCGCCGACTATCAGCTGCTCACCCGCGAGCAGCTGATCTGCGGGACGCAGTTCCACGCCGACGTCGAGGACCGCGACCTGGCCGTGGCCGTCGCCCACCGCCTCGCCCCCTGGCTGCCCCCGCTGCTCGCCCTCAGCTCCAGCTCGCCGTACTGGCTGGGCTCCGACACCGGGTACGCCAGCTACCGCCCGCTGCTGTGGCAGCGCTGGCCCACCGCCGGTCCCGTGCCCCGGTTCGAGTCGGCCGCCGAGTACGACCAGGTGGTGCGGGACCTCGTCGCCTCCGGGGTGATCACCGACCCCGGCATGATCTACTTCGACATCCGGCCCTCGGCACACCTGCCCACCATCGAGCTGCGGGTCTGCGACGCCTGCCCCCGCGTGGGCGACATCGTGCTGATCGCCGGGCTGTTCAGGGCGCTGGTGGCCAGGGAACTGGAGGCGGCGCAGAACGGCCCCGAGCGCACGGTCCGGCTGGAGATGGTCCGCGCCGCGTCGTGGCGGGCGTCGCGCTCCGGGCTGGAGGGCGATCTCGTCGACCCGGTCGACGGCACCCCGGCCCCGGCCGCCGAGGTGATCCGGCGGATGGTGAACGGCCTGCGCCCGCAGCTGGAGCAGTGCGGCGACTGGGAGCTCGTCATCTCCCTGGCCCGGGAGTCGCTGGCCAGGGGCAGCTCCGCGGCCCGCCAGCGCGAGGCGTACGCCCGCAGCGGCCGGCTGGCCGACGTGGTGGACCTCGTCATCGCCGAGACGCGGTCCGAGGAGTGGGAGGCCGCCTTCGGCGGTCCGACGCCGAGGATGCACACCAGTCTCCTCGACGGCTACGAGGCCCCCGGCGACGAGGCGATCATCGAGGGCACGGTGCGCGAGTCCTACCAGCCGGTGCTGCGGGCCCTCGACCGCCTGGGCGCCGAGGGACTGCGCGGCCGGGAGGAGAAGCGCGACGCCTACCAGCGCCGCAACGGCATGACCTTCCAGGTCGAGAGGGGCGGCGAGAGCCAGATCTACCCGTTCGACCTGGTCCCCCGGCTGGTCCAGGCCGGGGAGTGGGCCGGGATCCAGCGGGCCCTGCCGCAGCGGGTGCGCGCGCTGGAGGCGTTCCTGCACGACATCTACGACGGGCGCGAGATCATCCGGGACGGCACCATCCCCGCGTGGGTGGTCGACGAGTCCCCCGGCTACCGCAAGCCCGGCCGGAGGGTGCCGCAGGGCACCGTGCGCTGCGCCGTGGCCGGGCTGGACCTGGTCCGCGACAACGTCGGCCGCTGGGCGGTGCTCGAGGACAACCTGCGGGTGCCCTCGGGCCTCGGGTACGCCGTGACCAACAGGCGGCTGATCACTGAGCTGATGCCGGAACTCGTTCCCGGTGACGGGGTCGCCGACCCGATGGAGGGCCTGCGGACACTGCGGGAGGCACTGCTCGCGGCAGGATCCGGCGACCCGTCGGCCCTCGCCGTGGTCTCGGCGGGACCCGAGGACTCCGCCTACTACGAGCACAGGATGCTCGCCGAGGAGCTGGGGGCGGTCCTGGCCGTACCGGCCGACCTGTCCTTCAAGAACGGCTACCTGGAGATCGACGGGCGCAGGATCGAGGTGCTCTACCGCAGGATCGACGAGAGCGCGCTGCTCGACGGCCACCTCGGGCTGGAGATCATGGACGCCGTCGAGCGCTCCGCGCTCGTCCTGGCCAACGCGCCGGGCAACGGCGTCGCCGACGACAAGTGCCTGTACCGGTACGTGCCGCGCCTCATCGAGTACTACCTGGGCGAGCGGCCCCTCATCGACAACGTCACCACCTACCTGTGCCGCGACGCCGAGGACCGCGAGCAGGTGCTCGACCGGCTGGCCGAGCTGGTCGTCAAGCCGGTGGACGGGTTCGGCGGGCAGGGCGTGGTCGTCGGCCCCGACGCCTCCGCCGAGGAGCTCGAACAGGTCAGGAAGACGATCCTCGCCGCGCCCGAGGGCTGGGTCGCCCAGGAGACGATCCGGCTGTCGACGCACCCGACCTTCGACGGGCGGCGGCTGAGCCCGCGCGTGGTCGACCTGCGGGCCTTCGTCTGCTTCGGCGAGACGGCGACGGTGCCGCCGACGGCGCTGACCCGCGTCGCCCCGGCCGGCAGCATGATCGTCAACTCCTCCCAGGGAGGTGGTTCCAAGGACACCTGGCTCCAGAGAGGGACCGCCGAGGCGCGGCCCGAGCGGTGA
- a CDS encoding class I SAM-dependent methyltransferase, with protein sequence MRNPHQLGAIAPSSKAVARLAASIVPTTPGAVVVELGAGGGVISDAIRDRLPPGGRQLAVEVNEGMVDHLRRSRPWLEVISGDAGDLGKLLREAGLSQADAIVSSLPWTLFEEAQQKRVLEEIAASIVPGGSFSTITTLTVMPFQRFRNFRGLMNSTFATVATLGPIWRNIPPALVYAGVVADDRLAGEVAGGWAADGRPAGDTGGE encoded by the coding sequence ATGCGTAACCCCCATCAGCTGGGGGCGATCGCTCCCAGTTCGAAGGCCGTCGCACGTCTGGCGGCCTCGATCGTTCCCACAACCCCCGGAGCCGTGGTCGTCGAACTCGGCGCCGGCGGCGGTGTGATCAGCGACGCGATCCGCGACCGCCTTCCCCCGGGGGGACGGCAGCTCGCCGTGGAGGTCAACGAGGGCATGGTGGACCACCTGCGGCGCAGCAGGCCCTGGCTGGAAGTGATCTCCGGTGACGCGGGTGACCTCGGCAAGCTGCTGCGGGAGGCCGGGCTGTCCCAGGCCGACGCGATCGTCTCCTCGCTTCCCTGGACCCTGTTCGAGGAGGCCCAGCAGAAACGCGTTCTGGAGGAGATCGCGGCCTCCATCGTCCCCGGCGGCTCCTTCAGCACCATCACGACGCTGACCGTGATGCCCTTCCAGCGCTTCCGGAACTTCCGCGGCCTCATGAACAGCACGTTCGCCACCGTCGCCACCCTGGGCCCGATCTGGCGCAACATACCGCCCGCCCTGGTGTACGCCGGGGTCGTGGCGGACGACCGGCTGGCCGGGGAGGTGGCCGGCGGCTGGGCGGCCGACGGACGACCGGCCGGGGACACCGGCGGCGAATGA
- a CDS encoding ABC transporter permease, with protein MTSFRGAWRLPSVKLSVAILAAVLLVAVFGGVLAPYDPIAQNPGLRLLGPSGEHLLGTDYLGRDVLSRLLAGTGLSVAGAAEAVAVGLVLGAIPGLASVFFGRVFEWTTMRLVDALLTLPFVIFAIAVAGILGNGLHQAMAAIGLLLTPVFYRVTRTAALGFTRAQYVEAAELLGASRSRILRTHIAGKVLPTVAVTAAGASAAALLVVSSLAFLGIGVEPPAPTWGGMLASDLGYLHQRPLAPLAPALVIMLTVGALNALADAVRDTTGLHTDGLLAESAESAESAESAESAGSAGSADGTDGADGTDGTHAESTGSLRAEGTHPGSLRTGSHRAGSLRTESPRVEGTHPESLRIDESEELHAR; from the coding sequence ATGACCTCCTTCCGCGGGGCGTGGCGATTGCCCTCCGTCAAGCTGTCCGTGGCGATCCTCGCCGCCGTGCTCCTCGTCGCGGTGTTCGGCGGTGTGCTCGCCCCGTACGACCCGATCGCGCAGAACCCCGGGCTGCGCCTGCTGGGGCCGTCGGGGGAGCACCTCCTCGGCACCGACTACCTCGGCCGCGACGTGCTCAGCCGGCTGCTCGCCGGGACCGGCCTCTCGGTCGCCGGGGCGGCGGAGGCGGTCGCCGTCGGGCTGGTCCTGGGCGCGATCCCCGGCCTGGCCTCGGTGTTCTTCGGCAGGGTCTTCGAGTGGACGACGATGCGGCTGGTGGACGCGCTGCTTACGCTGCCGTTCGTCATCTTCGCCATCGCCGTCGCCGGGATCCTCGGCAACGGCCTGCACCAGGCGATGGCCGCCATCGGGCTGCTGCTCACGCCGGTGTTCTACCGGGTCACCCGCACCGCGGCGCTGGGTTTCACCCGGGCCCAGTACGTCGAGGCGGCCGAACTGCTCGGCGCGTCCCGCTCCAGGATCCTGCGCACCCACATCGCGGGCAAGGTGCTGCCGACGGTCGCGGTGACCGCGGCCGGGGCGTCCGCGGCGGCGCTGCTGGTCGTCTCCTCCCTCGCCTTTCTCGGCATCGGTGTCGAACCCCCCGCCCCTACCTGGGGCGGGATGCTCGCCAGCGACCTGGGCTATCTCCACCAGCGGCCACTGGCCCCGCTCGCGCCCGCCCTCGTGATCATGTTGACCGTCGGCGCGCTCAACGCCCTCGCCGACGCGGTACGCGACACGACCGGCCTTCACACGGATGGCCTCCTCGCCGAGAGCGCCGAGAGCGCCGAGAGCGCCGAGAGCGCCGAGAGCGCTGGCAGCGCTGGCAGCGCTGACGGCACTGACGGCGCTGACGGCACTGACGGCACTCACGCAGAAAGCACCGGGAGCCTCCGGGCAGAGGGCACTCACCCCGGGAGCCTCCGTACCGGGAGTCACCGCGCCGGGAGCCTCCGTACCGAGAGTCCCCGTGTGGAGGGCACTCATCCCGAAAGCCTCCGCATCGACGAGAGCGAGGAGCTCCATGCCCGCTGA
- a CDS encoding flavin reductase family protein gives MSAEAVGGGQPRDVFLSAFRRHAAGVAVITAPGPVGFTATSLTSMSLDPPLLSFGISVGSSSWPAIRDADGFVVHILAGDQRDVAELFARKGADRFADPERWESLPGGEPLLYGAAAWLLCRTQERFIAGDHRLVVGRVVEGHTDPAHPPLLYHDGSFGALAPHPSDRTRSD, from the coding sequence ATGAGCGCGGAGGCGGTCGGCGGCGGCCAGCCGCGAGACGTCTTCCTGTCCGCCTTCCGCAGGCACGCCGCCGGGGTCGCCGTCATCACCGCCCCCGGTCCCGTCGGCTTCACCGCCACCTCGCTGACCTCGATGTCGCTCGACCCGCCGCTGCTGTCGTTCGGCATCTCGGTCGGCTCGTCGAGCTGGCCGGCGATCCGCGACGCGGACGGGTTCGTCGTCCACATTCTCGCCGGAGACCAGCGGGACGTGGCGGAGCTGTTCGCCAGGAAGGGCGCCGACAGGTTCGCCGACCCGGAGCGCTGGGAATCTCTCCCCGGAGGGGAGCCGCTGCTGTACGGGGCGGCCGCGTGGCTGCTCTGCCGCACCCAGGAGCGGTTCATCGCGGGGGACCACCGGCTGGTCGTCGGCCGGGTCGTGGAGGGGCACACCGATCCCGCCCACCCTCCGCTGCTGTACCACGATGGAAGTTTCGGCGCGCTCGCGCCGCACCCTTCCGACCGAACCAGGAGCGACTGA
- a CDS encoding LLM class flavin-dependent oxidoreductase, producing the protein MSIEILGMVGTKDFSETHGSFIDGPPIDVPYLARFARAHEAAGFDRVLIGYGSSSPDGFAVAASVLHATERLRVLIAHRPGFVAPTVVARKLATLDQLTGGGRVAIHHITGGDEADQRRDGDFLDHGARYRRTGEFMSVLRRTLTSAEPFDHEGEFYRFEGAYSSVRADIPLYFGGASPAAVQAGAEHADVYMLWGEPLAETAERIRRVREEAARHGREITFSLSTRPIVAATEAEAWERAERIRAATAERTSGGGLRWGKGKSESTSVGAARLQEQGAEREVHDERLWYGVTNLIGPGGNSTAVVGTAEQVAEALLKYHDLGVTTFLIRGFDPVDDVVRWGDELVPLLRQGAERREPAGVGA; encoded by the coding sequence ATGTCCATCGAGATTCTCGGCATGGTCGGTACGAAGGATTTCTCAGAGACCCACGGGTCCTTCATCGACGGCCCGCCCATCGACGTTCCCTACCTGGCCCGGTTCGCCCGCGCTCACGAGGCCGCCGGGTTCGACCGGGTACTGATCGGCTACGGGTCCTCCTCACCCGACGGGTTCGCCGTCGCCGCGTCGGTGCTGCACGCCACCGAGCGGCTGCGCGTGCTGATCGCGCACCGGCCCGGTTTCGTCGCCCCGACGGTGGTGGCCAGGAAGCTCGCCACCCTCGACCAGCTCACCGGGGGAGGCAGGGTCGCCATCCACCACATCACCGGCGGCGACGAGGCCGACCAGCGTCGCGACGGCGACTTCCTCGACCACGGTGCCCGCTACCGGCGTACCGGCGAGTTCATGTCCGTGCTGCGCCGTACGCTCACCTCGGCCGAGCCGTTCGACCACGAGGGCGAGTTCTACCGGTTCGAGGGCGCGTACAGCTCGGTCAGGGCCGACATCCCGCTCTACTTCGGCGGAGCCTCCCCGGCGGCCGTCCAGGCCGGGGCCGAGCACGCCGACGTCTACATGCTGTGGGGCGAGCCGCTGGCCGAGACCGCCGAGCGGATCCGGCGTGTCAGGGAGGAGGCGGCCAGGCACGGCCGCGAGATCACCTTCAGCCTGTCCACTCGGCCGATCGTCGCCGCGACCGAGGCCGAGGCCTGGGAGCGGGCCGAGCGGATCAGGGCGGCGACCGCCGAACGGACCTCCGGCGGCGGGCTGCGCTGGGGCAAGGGGAAGAGCGAGTCCACCTCCGTCGGGGCCGCCAGGCTCCAGGAGCAGGGCGCGGAGCGGGAGGTGCACGACGAGCGGCTCTGGTACGGCGTGACCAACCTGATCGGTCCCGGCGGCAACTCCACGGCCGTGGTCGGCACCGCGGAGCAGGTCGCCGAGGCGCTGCTGAAGTATCACGACCTCGGCGTCACGACCTTCCTCATCCGCGGCTTCGACCCGGTGGACGACGTCGTGCGGTGGGGGGACGAGCTGGTGCCGCTGCTCCGGCAGGGTGCCGAGCGGCGCGAACCCGCGGGCGTGGGCGCGTGA